Proteins found in one Carcharodon carcharias isolate sCarCar2 chromosome 8, sCarCar2.pri, whole genome shotgun sequence genomic segment:
- the LOC121280724 gene encoding interleukin-8-like: MVSKVFLNVLSVIVLCLTIAEAQPRLPNQGRCKCIKTINMLNASMKISNVKILLKQNFCENVEIIVTLQNGRRKCLNPESEIGKNIINFMESIKKTTKQN; the protein is encoded by the exons ATGGTCAGCAAAGTGTTTCTCAATGTGTTGTCAGTCATTGTTCTATGTCTGACAATTGCAGAAG CTCAACCTCGCCTGCCTAACCAGGGACGTTGCAAATGCATCAAGACAATAAACATGTTAAACGCTTCGATGAAAATCAGTAATGTTAAAATCTTGCTGAAACAAAATTTTTGTGAAAATGTGGAAATCAT TGTCACCTTGCAAAATGGTAGAAGAAAGTGTTTGAACCCTGAGTCTGAAATTGGAAAGAATATTATTAACTTTATGGAGAG CATAAAGAAAACTACAAAACAGAACTGA